Proteins co-encoded in one Neodiprion lecontei isolate iyNeoLeco1 chromosome 3, iyNeoLeco1.1, whole genome shotgun sequence genomic window:
- the LOC107222196 gene encoding nucleoside diphosphate kinase 7 has product MSSDYSEKHTFEAEWFDPVASLLKKFLLYYFPADNTVEIYDIKNRKVFLRRTKCQGITAKDFYIGGMVHIFSRCLKIKDFADGATKAKLADQMERTLAIIKPDAIDKMGEILKRITRNNFHIGNVKMVHMTRDEAEEFYNKHRGQSDLPMLLKYMTSGPILTLQLIGEQGIDKWRELMGPTDSVEARETAQNTIRACYGKDKVYNAVHGSDSSESAARELRYFFPDEKVRSRSIKNTATLKNCTCCVIKPHAVQSRLIGYIIDDIQKAGYTISAVQQFYVDPTNVEEFLEVYKGVLPEYGAMVTEMQSGPCVAMEITHSHREKDVPTEFRKLCGPMDPDIARQLRPETLRAKYGKTKVQNAVHCSDLPEDGLLEVEYFFKILADS; this is encoded by the exons ATGTCGTCCGATTATAGCGAGAAACATACTTTTGAAGCCGAATGGTTCGACCCGGTTGCGTCGCTCCTGAAAAAGTTTCTCCTCTACTACTTTCCTGCAGATAATACGGTAGAAATT TACGATATTAAGAATAGGAAAGTATTCCTACGCCGAACGAAATGTCAAGGAATTACTGCCAAAGATTTTTACATCGGAGGGATGGTACACATATTTTCACGATGCCTCAAGATAAAGGATTTTGCAGATGGCGCGACCAAGGCGAAACTTGCCGATCAGATGGAAAG AACTTTGGCGATAATCAAACCGGATGCTATAGATAAAATGGGAGAAATATTGAAACGGATAACAAGGAACAACTTTCACATAGGAAATGTTAAAATGGTTCACATGACCAGAGACGAGGCTGAGGAATTTTATAACAAACATAGAGGACAGAGTGACTTACC AATGTTGCTGAAGTACATGACGTCAGGTCCAATTTTGACACTCCAGCTTATCGGCGAACAGGGAATTGACAAATGGCGAGAGCTGATGGGACCAACGGACAGCGTGGAAGCTCGAGAAACTGCTCAGAATACTATTCGGGCTTGTTACGGCAAAGACAAGGTCTACAATGCGGTGCATGGGTCAGATTCCTCGGAAAGTGCAGCTAGA GAATTGAGGTACTTCTTTCCTGATGAAAAGGTCAGGAGCAGGAGTATCAAGAACACCGCAACGCTCAAGAACTGCACCTGCTGTGTGATAAAACCGCACGCCGTTCAATCGCGCCTCATTG GTTACATCATCGACGATATACAAAAGGCAGGATACACAATATCAGCTGTGCAACAGTTTTACGTAGATCCCACAAACGTCGAAGAATTTCTGGAGGTCTATAAGGGAGTTTTACCCGAATATGGG GCAATGGTCACGGAAATGCAGTCCGGACCCTGCGTTGCGATGGAGATAACGCACAGCCACCGTGAGAAGGATGTTCCGACGGAATTCAGGAAGTTATGTGGCCCCATGGATCCT GATATAGCGCGGCAATTGAGGCCGGAAACCTTGAGAGCAAAGTATGGAAAGACCAAGGTCCAAAATGCTGTTCACTGTTCCGATTTGCCGGAGGATGGATTGCTGGAG gttgaatatttcttcaagATACTGGCCGATAGCTAG